In a single window of the Myxococcus fulvus genome:
- a CDS encoding chemotaxis protein CheW yields MPHSKNIDWTAVRARLAELESSREAQGDLTPEEEAALLDERARALGRPLTPDIAPGTLREVVRFRASDQAYALESRFVLEVVRSAEVIPLPGAPPALRGLTLLHGEVLPVVELAPLFGRAPSSAPGPLLVVGTHRAELGVRTEEVREVTQVSSLDLLPTPEGLMDTAGGLVFAADRDGTLLLEGDSLLSDSRLVFDLSDEGVV; encoded by the coding sequence ATGCCTCACTCCAAGAACATCGACTGGACCGCCGTCCGGGCCCGGCTCGCCGAGCTGGAGTCCTCTCGCGAAGCCCAGGGCGACCTCACCCCCGAGGAAGAGGCCGCGCTGCTCGACGAGCGCGCCCGCGCCCTCGGCCGCCCCCTCACCCCCGACATCGCCCCCGGCACCCTGCGCGAGGTGGTGCGCTTCCGCGCCTCCGACCAGGCGTACGCCCTGGAGTCCCGGTTCGTGCTCGAGGTCGTCCGCTCCGCGGAGGTCATCCCCCTGCCCGGCGCTCCGCCCGCGCTGCGCGGCCTCACGCTGCTGCACGGCGAGGTGCTCCCCGTCGTCGAGCTGGCCCCGCTCTTCGGCCGCGCGCCGTCGAGCGCCCCCGGCCCCCTGCTCGTCGTGGGCACGCACCGGGCCGAGCTGGGCGTGCGCACCGAGGAAGTGCGGGAGGTCACCCAGGTGTCCAGCCTGGACCTGCTGCCCACCCCCGAGGGCCTCATGGACACCGCCGGCGGTCTGGTGTTCGCGGCCGACAGGGACGGAACTCTCTTGCTGGAGGGCGACTCGCTGCTGAGTGACAGTCGCCTCGTGTTCGATTTGTCCGACGAAGGAGTCGTATGA
- a CDS encoding methyl-accepting chemotaxis protein: MNIGNRIAVGFGLSLLVLLILAVVAFQGARQLNETTEGLVKVHENYKLLREVRALLVDAETGQRGFLLTGEDPYLEPYQAALATLQQDLNLMREALAPYPQQRNRMVRLEPLVAGRLALLEEGIRQRREKGLEGSLPIVRGNRGKELMDQVRGVINEMLAEEQERWTEHSEAARDASRQITWVLAICAVMGLLIVSVGSYVITRSITVPLRRLMLGVEQLGSGKLANRIDIKGRDETAELARAFNDMAERRQQSEAQIARQSEQREHTLRTVAEFVNQLAGASSQILASTTEQVAGAQEQGSAVTETVSTIEEITKTSEEAAGRARNVSDSARHAEEVGRSGRRSVEEAVSSMGTVREQVESIAQRILALAEQAQAIGDIITTVNDISEQTHMLALNASIEASRAGENGRGFAVVAAEVKALADQSKKATSQVRQILGQIQKATHGAVMTTEEGTKSVATATRVVSEAGSTIQTLSDLLAQASLTAAQIAASANQQATGIAQIRQAMHDVNQATQQGLLSSRQTERAMQDINGMGQKLKGLLEEYGR, encoded by the coding sequence ATGAACATCGGGAACCGCATCGCGGTCGGCTTCGGACTCTCATTGCTGGTGCTGCTCATCCTGGCCGTCGTCGCGTTCCAGGGAGCCCGCCAGCTCAACGAGACCACCGAGGGCCTGGTCAAGGTCCATGAGAACTACAAGCTGCTGCGCGAGGTGCGTGCGCTGCTGGTCGACGCGGAGACGGGACAGCGCGGCTTCCTGCTCACCGGCGAGGACCCGTACCTGGAGCCCTATCAGGCGGCGCTCGCCACGCTCCAGCAGGACCTCAACCTGATGCGCGAAGCGCTGGCCCCCTACCCCCAGCAGCGCAACCGCATGGTGCGCCTGGAGCCGCTGGTGGCGGGACGGCTGGCCCTGCTGGAGGAGGGCATCCGTCAGCGCCGGGAGAAGGGCCTGGAGGGCTCGCTGCCCATCGTCCGGGGCAACCGGGGCAAGGAGCTGATGGACCAGGTCCGCGGCGTCATCAACGAGATGCTCGCCGAGGAGCAGGAGCGCTGGACCGAGCACTCCGAGGCCGCCCGGGACGCCTCGCGGCAGATTACGTGGGTGCTCGCCATCTGCGCCGTGATGGGGCTGCTCATCGTCTCCGTGGGCAGCTACGTCATCACCCGCAGCATCACCGTGCCGCTGCGCCGGCTGATGCTGGGCGTGGAGCAGCTGGGCTCGGGGAAGCTGGCCAACCGCATCGACATCAAGGGCCGCGACGAGACGGCGGAGCTGGCGCGCGCCTTCAACGACATGGCCGAGCGCCGCCAGCAATCCGAGGCGCAGATCGCCCGGCAGTCCGAGCAGCGCGAGCACACGCTGCGCACCGTGGCGGAGTTCGTCAATCAGCTCGCGGGCGCCAGCTCCCAGATTCTCGCCAGCACCACCGAGCAGGTGGCCGGCGCGCAGGAGCAGGGCAGCGCGGTGACGGAGACGGTGAGCACCATCGAGGAGATCACCAAGACGTCCGAGGAGGCCGCCGGCCGCGCGCGCAACGTCAGCGACTCCGCGCGCCACGCGGAGGAGGTGGGCCGCTCCGGCCGTCGCTCGGTGGAGGAGGCCGTGTCCTCCATGGGCACCGTGCGCGAGCAGGTGGAGTCCATCGCCCAGCGCATCCTGGCGCTCGCCGAGCAGGCGCAGGCCATTGGCGACATCATCACCACCGTCAACGACATCTCCGAGCAGACGCACATGCTCGCGCTCAACGCCTCCATCGAGGCCAGCCGCGCGGGGGAGAACGGCCGGGGCTTCGCCGTCGTCGCCGCCGAGGTCAAGGCGCTGGCGGACCAGTCCAAGAAGGCCACCAGCCAGGTGCGGCAGATTCTGGGGCAGATTCAAAAGGCCACGCACGGCGCGGTGATGACCACCGAGGAGGGCACCAAGAGCGTGGCCACCGCCACCCGCGTGGTGTCCGAGGCGGGCTCCACCATCCAGACGCTGTCGGACCTGCTCGCGCAGGCGTCGCTCACCGCCGCGCAGATCGCCGCCTCCGCCAACCAGCAGGCCACGGGCATCGCGCAAATCCGACAGGCCATGCATGACGTCAACCAGGCCACGCAGCAGGGCCTGTTGTCGTCGCGCCAGACGGAGCGGGCCATGCAGGACATCAACGGCATGGGTCAGAAGCTCAAGGGTCTGCTCGAAGAGTACGGCCGCTGA
- a CDS encoding hybrid sensor histidine kinase/response regulator, protein MDRDRLAQALLATFLEELEGHVTSLNRDLLALEREQGTPPATERVSALLRTLHSVKGAARAASALLVETACHRLEEVLEPLRDRRTAPPELYELCFAAVDALDDAGRRLASRQELTGSPLELLLPDLERAAQVAAAPARPASRPTASGGVGSTRAPGTGGADVSRDGGGSRAPGAGGAESSRDGGGSRAPGAGGTDSSRDTGLARAPGAEPSEPSSGGAGLETTLPVRVSAQKLDALLSRSGELRVAALRLEGRAETLETVREELSRVRDAVRGTDGEAALRRAETELARVARELAADQRALGGVATGMDDEVRRARTLPFVEGCSGLERAARDVARSEGKKVRLEIQGGALELDRSLLQSLREPMLHLVRNAVAHGLESPEERERAGKPEEGLVTLSARLRGSRVEVTVEDDGRGLDLQALRARALERGIEVPEDDAEAARLAFHAGLSTTSRVTEVAGRGVGLDVVRTQVEAMRGTVEVATEPGRGACFRLDVPLTLSTLRVLLVSTGGQTLALASEGVARLVRLAPEEVRDVEGHPTWVAEDALVPLASLSDVLGLPPGPPRQRRGAVVLAAGTARAALVVDEVLAEQEALVRALGPRVRRARHVSAAAVLPDGRLSLLLNPVSLVRAAGGRPSTALFPTPAARAARRRILLADDSPTTRALEQSILEGAGYDVVACADGAEAWERLQTVGAEALVLDVEMPRMDGIALTEAVRASPRFSRLPVVLVTARGKPEDKARGLQAGASAYLVKSAFDPTSLLETLRRLL, encoded by the coding sequence ATGGACCGCGACAGGCTCGCACAGGCGTTGCTCGCCACGTTCCTCGAGGAGCTCGAGGGGCATGTGACGTCGCTCAACCGCGACCTGCTCGCGCTGGAGCGGGAGCAGGGGACACCGCCCGCCACCGAGCGCGTGTCGGCGCTCTTGCGCACGCTGCACAGCGTGAAGGGCGCCGCGCGCGCGGCCAGCGCCCTCCTGGTGGAGACGGCCTGTCACCGGCTGGAGGAGGTGCTCGAGCCCTTGCGCGACCGGCGCACCGCGCCCCCGGAGCTGTATGAGCTGTGCTTCGCCGCCGTGGACGCGCTGGACGACGCGGGTCGGCGGCTGGCTTCGCGGCAGGAGCTGACGGGCTCGCCGCTGGAGCTGCTGCTGCCGGACCTGGAGCGCGCGGCCCAGGTCGCGGCGGCGCCGGCACGTCCGGCGTCGCGCCCGACGGCGAGCGGGGGCGTGGGGAGTACGAGGGCTCCGGGCACCGGCGGTGCGGATGTCTCTCGCGACGGAGGAGGTTCACGCGCGCCTGGTGCCGGCGGTGCTGAGTCCTCTCGCGACGGAGGAGGTTCACGCGCTCCAGGTGCCGGCGGTACGGACTCCTCTCGTGACACGGGGCTCGCTCGCGCTCCGGGCGCGGAGCCGTCGGAGCCGTCGTCCGGTGGCGCCGGCCTGGAGACGACGCTGCCGGTGCGCGTGTCCGCGCAGAAGCTGGACGCGCTGCTGTCGCGCAGCGGTGAGCTGCGGGTCGCCGCGCTGCGACTGGAGGGCCGTGCCGAGACGCTGGAGACGGTGCGAGAGGAGCTCTCCCGCGTGCGCGACGCCGTGCGCGGCACCGACGGCGAGGCGGCGCTGCGCCGCGCGGAGACGGAGCTGGCGCGGGTGGCGCGTGAGCTGGCCGCGGACCAACGGGCCCTCGGCGGCGTGGCCACCGGCATGGATGACGAGGTCCGCCGCGCGCGCACCCTCCCCTTCGTCGAGGGCTGCAGCGGACTGGAGCGCGCCGCGCGCGACGTGGCCCGCTCCGAGGGCAAGAAGGTCCGCCTGGAAATCCAGGGCGGCGCGCTGGAGCTGGACCGCTCCCTGCTCCAGTCCCTGCGCGAGCCGATGCTGCACCTGGTGCGCAACGCCGTGGCGCACGGCCTGGAGTCCCCCGAGGAGCGCGAGCGCGCGGGCAAACCCGAGGAGGGGCTCGTCACGCTGTCGGCGCGCCTGCGCGGCAGCCGCGTGGAGGTCACCGTGGAGGACGACGGGCGCGGCCTGGACCTCCAGGCGCTGCGCGCGCGCGCCCTCGAGCGGGGCATCGAGGTCCCCGAGGACGACGCGGAGGCGGCGCGGCTCGCCTTCCACGCGGGCCTGTCCACCACGTCGCGGGTGACGGAGGTCGCGGGCCGGGGCGTGGGCCTGGACGTGGTGCGCACCCAGGTGGAGGCGATGCGCGGCACCGTGGAGGTGGCCACCGAGCCCGGCAGGGGCGCGTGCTTCAGGCTCGACGTGCCCCTCACGCTGAGCACCCTGCGCGTGCTGCTGGTGTCCACCGGAGGACAGACGCTGGCCCTGGCCAGCGAGGGCGTGGCGCGACTGGTCCGGCTGGCGCCCGAGGAAGTGCGCGATGTGGAGGGGCACCCCACCTGGGTGGCCGAGGACGCGCTGGTGCCCCTGGCCTCGCTGTCGGACGTGCTGGGCCTGCCCCCCGGACCTCCGCGTCAGCGCCGGGGAGCGGTGGTGCTGGCGGCAGGCACCGCGCGCGCCGCGCTGGTGGTGGACGAGGTGCTGGCCGAGCAGGAGGCCCTCGTCCGCGCGCTGGGCCCTCGCGTGCGCCGCGCGCGTCACGTGTCGGCGGCGGCGGTGCTGCCGGACGGACGGCTGTCCCTGCTGCTCAACCCCGTCTCGCTCGTGCGGGCCGCGGGGGGACGTCCCTCCACGGCGCTGTTCCCCACCCCGGCCGCCCGGGCGGCGCGGCGGCGAATCCTCCTGGCGGACGACTCGCCCACCACGCGCGCGCTCGAGCAGAGCATCCTGGAGGGCGCCGGCTACGACGTGGTGGCGTGCGCGGACGGGGCCGAGGCGTGGGAGCGGCTGCAGACCGTCGGCGCCGAGGCGCTCGTGCTGGACGTGGAGATGCCGCGCATGGACGGCATCGCGCTCACCGAGGCCGTGCGCGCCTCCCCCCGCTTCTCGCGGCTGCCGGTGGTGCTCGTCACAGCCCGGGGCAAGCCCGAGGACAAGGCGCGCGGGCTGCAAGCGGGGGCCAGTGCCTATCTTGTGAAAAGCGCGTTCGACCCGACGAGCCTGCTGGAGACGCTGAGACGACTGCTATGA
- the cheB gene encoding chemotaxis-specific protein-glutamate methyltransferase CheB — translation MRTEPLRIVVAEDSPTARRLLVEILRADPALSVVGEAKDGVEAVELAQRLRPHLVTMDIQMPRMDGLEATRRIMTEVPTPVVVVSTLVERDIQTSMAALRAGALAVLQKPLGPESPDFDAESRRLRDTLKAMAEVKVVRRWPDRGTTPVPLPLATPAPRMQPPHTAVVALAASTGGPAALFRLLSELPADFPAPVLVVQHIALGFGQGLASWLATAGPLPVRVAEEGELLLPGHVYLAPDDRHLGVQDGRAQVSKAAPVNGFRPSATWLFRSVARAHGAEALAVVLTGMGQDGLEGIRELREVGGRVLAQDEESSVVFGMPGVVVGAGLADEVVALASLPARLTLAVRAGSQSG, via the coding sequence ATGAGGACTGAACCGTTGCGCATCGTGGTGGCCGAGGACTCGCCCACCGCCCGCCGGCTGCTGGTGGAGATTCTGCGCGCCGACCCCGCGCTGAGCGTGGTGGGCGAGGCGAAGGACGGCGTGGAGGCGGTGGAGCTGGCCCAGCGGCTGCGGCCCCACCTGGTGACGATGGACATCCAGATGCCGCGCATGGACGGCCTGGAGGCCACGCGCCGAATCATGACGGAGGTGCCCACCCCCGTCGTCGTCGTGTCCACGCTGGTGGAGCGCGACATCCAGACGTCCATGGCCGCGCTGCGCGCCGGCGCGCTCGCGGTGCTCCAGAAGCCCCTGGGCCCCGAGTCCCCGGACTTCGACGCGGAGAGCCGTCGACTGCGCGACACCTTGAAGGCCATGGCGGAGGTGAAGGTGGTGCGCCGCTGGCCGGACCGGGGCACGACGCCCGTGCCCCTGCCCCTCGCCACGCCCGCGCCCCGCATGCAGCCGCCGCACACGGCGGTGGTGGCGCTGGCGGCGTCGACGGGCGGACCGGCCGCGCTGTTCCGGCTGCTGTCGGAGCTGCCCGCGGACTTCCCCGCGCCCGTGCTGGTGGTGCAGCACATCGCGCTCGGCTTCGGCCAGGGCCTGGCGTCCTGGCTGGCCACGGCGGGGCCGCTGCCCGTGCGGGTGGCGGAGGAGGGAGAGCTGCTGCTGCCCGGCCACGTCTATCTGGCGCCGGACGACCGACACCTCGGCGTCCAGGACGGCCGCGCGCAGGTGTCCAAGGCGGCGCCCGTCAACGGCTTCCGCCCCTCGGCGACGTGGCTGTTCCGCTCGGTGGCCAGGGCGCATGGCGCGGAGGCGCTCGCGGTGGTGCTGACGGGCATGGGACAGGACGGCCTGGAGGGCATCCGCGAGCTGCGTGAGGTGGGGGGCCGGGTGCTGGCGCAGGACGAGGAGTCCTCCGTCGTCTTCGGCATGCCGGGCGTGGTGGTGGGGGCGGGGCTGGCGGACGAGGTCGTCGCCCTGGCCTCCCTGCCCGCCCGACTGACGCTCGCCGTCCGGGCAGGCTCACAGTCGGGGTGA